A genome region from Deltaproteobacteria bacterium includes the following:
- a CDS encoding prepilin-type N-terminal cleavage/methylation domain-containing protein: protein MSHKKHDSKTYGFTLIEVLISVAILSTLSLLTAQSIRQAISQKKIIQEQVNETSRLRDSMKILEKDIQLAYHFRDWEKEIQALVKKNKNKTNSAKQSATQVPQFDANGYPILDTDTQEIPLGEAKRQDPTTQFIGRENEIHFVTMNTGRILKNTAQADFVEVGYTLKDCTSIDGKNQSKCLYRRTSPWVDKDVTKGGSEILLLENLTEFNLRYMGKGKQDWVKDWRSDEGGDGATKGNFPWSVEISITSQKNDDSQKNKAKKYSMQLVVPIHFPNNKEDFDSNEKN, encoded by the coding sequence ATGAGTCACAAGAAACACGATTCAAAGACCTATGGTTTTACTCTGATTGAAGTATTGATTTCCGTAGCTATTCTTTCAACTTTAAGTTTGTTAACAGCCCAATCGATAAGGCAAGCCATATCGCAAAAAAAAATCATCCAAGAACAGGTCAATGAAACTTCTCGACTCAGAGATTCTATGAAAATTTTAGAAAAAGACATTCAATTGGCTTACCATTTTCGTGATTGGGAAAAAGAAATTCAAGCTCTGGTAAAAAAAAATAAAAATAAAACGAATTCTGCAAAGCAATCAGCCACCCAAGTCCCCCAATTTGATGCCAATGGGTACCCCATTCTTGATACGGACACACAGGAAATTCCCTTAGGCGAAGCTAAAAGGCAAGATCCCACCACTCAATTTATTGGTCGAGAAAATGAAATTCATTTTGTCACCATGAACACTGGAAGAATTCTCAAAAACACCGCTCAGGCCGATTTTGTAGAGGTTGGTTACACGTTAAAAGATTGCACGAGTATTGATGGAAAAAACCAATCGAAGTGCCTCTACCGACGAACTTCCCCCTGGGTGGACAAAGATGTGACCAAAGGGGGATCTGAAATTCTGCTGCTTGAAAATCTTACTGAATTTAATCTCAGATATATGGGAAAAGGAAAACAAGACTGGGTCAAAGACTGGAGATCTGATGAGGGGGGCGATGGGGCTACCAAGGGAAATTTTCCTTGGTCTGTTGAGATCTCTATTACTTCTCAGAAAAACGATGACAGTCAAAAAAATAAAGCTAAAAAATACTCCATGCAGCTCGTGGTTCCCATCCACTTTCCAAACAACAAGGAAGACTTTGATTCGAATGAAAAAAATTAA
- a CDS encoding type II secretion system protein, giving the protein MSVFRKFSVLTNDPTKKTNGFTLLEVLIAMMIMAAGILLLSQSWSSSYNRLRKTQSNVEIAALLERKIAEIDMKYRGKPIDSIAEEEGDEFEGFPEYSWKMTSKKFEMPDLTSILIGREGGADQMLMGLMKQFSEHLSKSIKEVKISVIRKIKNKEYEYSATVMFVDFDKQLPLPSLPGGGP; this is encoded by the coding sequence ATGAGTGTCTTTAGAAAATTCAGTGTTTTGACAAATGACCCAACAAAAAAAACCAATGGATTTACCTTACTTGAAGTTTTGATTGCTATGATGATTATGGCTGCAGGTATTTTACTTCTTTCTCAATCTTGGAGTTCTTCCTACAATAGACTACGTAAAACTCAAAGCAATGTAGAGATCGCCGCTTTGCTCGAAAGGAAAATAGCAGAAATAGATATGAAGTACCGGGGAAAGCCCATTGATTCCATCGCTGAAGAAGAAGGAGACGAATTTGAAGGTTTTCCAGAATACTCATGGAAAATGACTTCGAAAAAATTTGAAATGCCCGACTTAACATCCATCCTTATTGGTCGCGAAGGTGGAGCCGATCAAATGCTGATGGGATTAATGAAACAGTTTTCCGAGCATCTATCTAAGTCGATTAAAGAAGTCAAAATCAGTGTCATACGAAAAATTAAAAACAAAGAATATGAATACTCAGCAACGGTTATGTTTGTAGACTTTGACAAACAACTACCTTTACCTTCACTTCCAGGAGGAGGGCCATGA
- a CDS encoding PAS domain-containing sensor histidine kinase: protein MEESSTKYRVESVRVLIYFVCLVVLLFSFFLQSPFISWDLLGPSFISLGLGFILHLVLFLRIDKWKEDSLWIFISFIFDSIILSYFIYKSGSYQSLFLFFQIIHIVLSSFLFKGKGALALALLASILFSCVQLMGPDFKSLSFLIVLGINNLSFFAVASLSGYLSERLLTAEKTVQEKQVQIKSLEELNELIIEKSPVGMITFDNLFNIYQMNLRALSMFPFVKTEDKITDFLLPLKEFWNDILNIELNQEWIKEFTLAKEADYQFFRVIITKISKSNSLFLLLIEDFTKIKKLEFNLKQSEKLAAVGGLAAGVAHEIRNPLAGISGSIELLSQTTNNDDDKKLMKIILREIDRLNNLITEFLDYAKPEKPPEDPCDLVFILKEVLENIKNNSKLNQSVVLKINLPPNAMVKGYKDKLKQAFLNIIINAYQAMEKKQEAFLEISLIQSSDRWNLLIKDSGDGMKKETLKRLFEPFYTTKSKGTGLGLAVAYKIFESHQALVFVRSELGQGTEFEFNFPCLGS from the coding sequence ATGGAAGAAAGTTCAACTAAATACAGAGTTGAATCAGTCCGTGTTCTTATTTATTTTGTTTGTCTTGTCGTTCTCTTATTTTCTTTTTTCTTGCAAAGTCCATTTATTTCTTGGGACTTACTGGGTCCCTCTTTTATTTCCCTGGGTTTAGGTTTCATCCTTCACTTGGTCCTCTTTTTGAGAATAGATAAATGGAAGGAAGATTCTTTATGGATTTTTATTTCCTTTATTTTTGATTCGATTATCTTGTCTTATTTTATTTATAAATCAGGGTCCTATCAAAGTCTCTTCTTGTTTTTCCAGATTATACATATTGTATTGTCCAGTTTTTTATTCAAAGGAAAAGGGGCTTTAGCTCTGGCCTTATTGGCGAGTATCTTGTTTAGTTGCGTTCAACTCATGGGGCCTGATTTTAAAAGCTTATCATTTTTGATAGTTTTGGGAATTAATAATTTATCTTTTTTTGCTGTTGCTAGCTTGTCAGGGTACTTATCTGAAAGACTTTTAACTGCAGAAAAGACAGTGCAAGAAAAACAAGTCCAAATAAAATCACTCGAAGAACTTAATGAACTGATTATCGAAAAATCTCCTGTGGGAATGATTACTTTTGATAATTTATTTAATATTTATCAAATGAATCTTAGAGCCTTGTCGATGTTTCCTTTTGTAAAAACAGAAGATAAAATTACGGATTTCCTACTCCCTTTAAAAGAATTTTGGAACGATATTTTAAATATAGAATTAAATCAGGAATGGATAAAAGAGTTTACATTAGCAAAAGAAGCGGACTATCAGTTTTTCAGAGTGATTATTACTAAAATTTCAAAGAGCAACTCTCTTTTTTTGCTCTTAATAGAAGACTTTACAAAAATCAAAAAATTGGAATTTAATTTAAAACAAAGCGAGAAGTTAGCAGCCGTTGGCGGCCTTGCGGCGGGAGTGGCTCATGAGATTCGCAATCCCTTAGCTGGCATTAGTGGGAGTATTGAACTGCTATCTCAAACAACTAATAACGATGATGATAAGAAACTAATGAAAATTATTTTAAGAGAAATTGACAGATTGAATAATCTTATTACGGAATTTTTGGATTATGCTAAACCAGAAAAACCACCAGAGGACCCTTGTGATTTAGTATTTATTCTCAAAGAAGTCCTTGAAAATATAAAAAATAATTCGAAGTTAAATCAGAGTGTCGTTTTAAAGATAAATCTTCCTCCCAATGCAATGGTGAAGGGTTATAAAGATAAACTCAAACAAGCTTTTTTAAATATTATCATTAATGCTTATCAAGCCATGGAGAAAAAACAAGAAGCATTCTTAGAGATTTCGCTGATTCAGTCTAGTGATCGATGGAATCTTTTAATTAAAGACTCAGGAGATGGGATGAAGAAGGAAACTTTAAAGAGACTTTTCGAGCCTTTCTACACCACAAAGTCTAAGGGTACCGGCCTTGGTCTAGCTGTAGCCTACAAAATATTTGAATCACACCAAGCTCTTGTTTTTGTAAGAAGTGAGCTAGGTCAAGGAACTGAGTTTGAATTTAATTTTCCTTGCTTAGGATCTTAG
- the pilB gene encoding type IV-A pilus assembly ATPase PilB has product MSEIKPWDKKVCDILYKQGLLKPEQYEKSFEEKKKSNSSLIQICVNMGAIDEPQIQKALEKYYQIQGVNLAQFQIDSTVIDILPKEICAKHNIIPVQKISDNQNKLSTLVVAFSDPSQLLVKEDIRIISKAKVVQPILASPIAIQQAIEKYYGVSVDRVLDNLDSDDVMDVNESDNKVVETVDNITDKDSPVVKFVNAILNEAIKKRASDIHFEPYEKVYRVRYRIDGILIESKAPPKEWSPSIAARIKILSRLDIAEKRRPQDGRLKVRTRDSDMDFRVSMMPMLWGEKIVLRLLDKSNLQLDMTKLGFEEDDLKLFKSCINLPQGMVLITGPTGSGKTTTIYSALSELNKIDVNISTAEDPVEFNLEGINQVQMNPDIDLNFSSALRSFLRQDPDIIMVGEIRDLETAEISFKAASTGHLVVSTLHTNDAASTIIRLTEIGIQSYVITSTINLIVAQRLVGKICENCKVPVEVTAQTLINLGIAQNEVSEYKIFKGKGCNTCNGTGVKGRLAIYELLPMTEKIKDAILKGANQAQIRFLARELGLKTLRRSALMKLKKGICSIDEVINSSIKDT; this is encoded by the coding sequence ATGAGTGAAATTAAACCATGGGATAAAAAGGTTTGTGATATTTTGTATAAGCAGGGTCTTCTTAAGCCTGAACAATACGAAAAATCCTTTGAAGAGAAAAAAAAATCTAATTCATCATTGATTCAAATTTGCGTGAATATGGGGGCTATTGATGAACCTCAAATTCAAAAAGCCCTTGAAAAGTATTATCAAATTCAAGGAGTTAATTTAGCGCAGTTTCAAATTGATTCGACGGTTATAGATATTCTACCTAAGGAAATTTGTGCTAAACACAATATTATTCCGGTACAAAAAATTTCAGATAATCAAAATAAGTTATCTACCCTGGTGGTTGCCTTCTCTGATCCCAGTCAGTTGCTGGTCAAGGAAGATATTAGAATCATTTCAAAGGCAAAAGTCGTTCAGCCCATTTTAGCGAGCCCTATAGCGATTCAGCAAGCTATTGAAAAATATTACGGAGTCAGTGTTGATAGAGTTTTGGATAATTTGGATTCAGACGATGTCATGGATGTTAATGAGTCTGATAATAAAGTCGTTGAAACTGTTGACAATATCACTGATAAGGATTCACCTGTTGTGAAGTTTGTGAATGCCATTTTGAATGAAGCCATTAAGAAAAGAGCTAGTGATATTCATTTTGAACCCTATGAAAAAGTATACCGGGTTAGATATCGTATTGATGGAATATTAATTGAATCTAAAGCTCCACCGAAAGAGTGGTCACCATCTATTGCGGCTCGAATTAAGATCTTATCTCGATTAGACATTGCCGAGAAAAGACGGCCTCAAGATGGTCGTCTTAAAGTAAGAACAAGGGACTCAGACATGGATTTTCGTGTAAGTATGATGCCCATGTTGTGGGGGGAGAAAATCGTTCTGCGGTTATTAGATAAGTCAAATTTACAACTGGATATGACTAAATTAGGTTTCGAGGAAGATGATTTAAAGCTCTTTAAGTCATGTATTAACTTACCACAGGGCATGGTTTTAATTACCGGACCTACGGGGTCAGGAAAAACGACCACCATTTACTCGGCGTTGTCTGAGTTAAATAAAATAGATGTGAATATTTCGACAGCAGAAGATCCTGTTGAATTTAATTTGGAAGGCATCAATCAGGTCCAAATGAATCCAGATATCGATTTGAATTTTTCTAGCGCCTTAAGATCGTTTTTGCGTCAAGACCCCGATATTATAATGGTGGGTGAGATACGGGACTTAGAAACTGCAGAAATTTCATTCAAAGCAGCTTCTACAGGCCATTTGGTTGTTTCTACTTTGCATACAAATGATGCCGCTTCAACGATTATCAGGTTGACTGAAATTGGGATTCAATCCTATGTCATCACCTCAACGATTAATTTAATTGTGGCTCAAAGATTGGTTGGAAAGATTTGTGAAAATTGTAAAGTTCCAGTGGAGGTGACGGCGCAAACGCTCATCAATCTTGGGATAGCTCAAAATGAAGTGAGCGAGTACAAAATATTTAAAGGGAAAGGTTGCAATACTTGCAATGGGACCGGAGTTAAAGGCAGGTTGGCTATTTATGAATTGTTGCCTATGACTGAAAAAATAAAAGACGCCATTTTAAAAGGTGCCAATCAAGCCCAAATCAGATTTTTGGCAAGAGAACTAGGATTGAAAACACTCAGACGGAGTGCTTTAATGAAATTAAAAAAAGGCATTTGTTCTATCGATGAAGTTATTAATTCTTCAATTAAGGATACTTAA
- a CDS encoding general secretion pathway protein GspK, with protein sequence MTYIAMEVTYDTQVEYIVNAQHLNRIKAYYAARSGIDISLLRIKIYQSIQQKLGKNLPANGMIEQIWQFPLMWPLVLPEGLNAVDKDMMKDKTKESLLDANFITTITDEGSKIDLSNLVSPSEPLREITKKQLITLFENKVTNNEEFGKSYSGYKFDHLINNIADWMSLKNESLNGGDKKSPYRDRGTDNFPPNRNFRTLQELRLVADMNDDFFQTLESHVTIYGNRGINPNTATKEVLMSIDPTITKEVVEAVIKRRQDPQEGPFKDGNDFFAFVEQKGAHLTINKEEFPIVTDTLSSFKIQSIGEFNSSKREIEVITLDLKKVAERVGKIQAKEDEKNNPQAAKDSSKAEERKDGTPSATAGTTKKNDSDSAISKGSPRIVYWNEK encoded by the coding sequence ATGACTTATATCGCTATGGAGGTCACCTATGACACCCAGGTGGAATATATTGTAAATGCCCAACATTTAAATAGAATCAAGGCCTACTACGCTGCTAGAAGTGGAATTGATATTTCTCTGCTCCGTATTAAAATCTATCAATCCATTCAGCAAAAATTAGGAAAAAATCTTCCTGCAAACGGGATGATCGAACAGATTTGGCAGTTTCCCTTAATGTGGCCTTTAGTTCTCCCAGAAGGATTAAATGCTGTAGATAAAGATATGATGAAGGATAAAACAAAAGAATCCCTTTTGGATGCCAATTTCATTACAACAATTACGGATGAAGGATCCAAAATAGATCTTAGCAATTTAGTTTCCCCCTCTGAACCACTTAGAGAAATAACAAAAAAACAGCTGATAACACTTTTTGAAAATAAAGTTACAAATAATGAAGAGTTTGGTAAAAGCTATTCTGGATATAAATTTGATCATCTCATTAATAATATAGCCGATTGGATGAGCCTTAAAAATGAAAGCCTTAACGGAGGGGATAAAAAATCTCCCTATCGTGACCGTGGTACTGATAACTTTCCGCCGAATCGAAATTTTCGTACCCTTCAAGAACTGAGATTGGTCGCAGATATGAATGATGATTTTTTCCAAACCCTAGAGTCCCATGTAACTATTTACGGGAATAGAGGTATAAACCCCAATACAGCGACCAAAGAAGTGTTGATGTCCATTGACCCCACCATCACTAAGGAAGTCGTTGAGGCCGTTATCAAGCGCCGTCAAGACCCCCAAGAAGGGCCCTTTAAAGATGGAAATGATTTTTTTGCCTTTGTTGAACAAAAAGGCGCCCATTTAACTATTAATAAAGAAGAGTTTCCCATTGTAACCGACACTCTATCCAGCTTTAAAATTCAATCCATCGGCGAGTTTAACTCTTCAAAAAGAGAAATAGAAGTGATCACTTTGGATTTGAAAAAAGTCGCCGAACGCGTCGGTAAAATTCAAGCTAAAGAAGACGAGAAGAACAATCCTCAAGCCGCAAAGGATTCATCTAAAGCTGAAGAAAGAAAAGATGGAACTCCTTCTGCAACAGCTGGAACTACTAAAAAGAATGATTCTGATTCGGCGATAAGTAAGGGCTCTCCACGAATTGTGTATTGGAATGAGAAATAG
- a CDS encoding type II secretion system F family protein: MAKFSYQAKNASGQLTAGEIEGFNETEVRTKLRQMNINVVQISAKAGVGQSFGSSFGKNAKVKVKDLQIFTRQFATLINAGIPVVDALKVLSDGQRPGVLKEGVIKVKKSIESGRKLSDSMAQIPNVFDKFYSNMIHAGEEAGILDNILGRLATYMEKNEKIKSQVKGALAYPTVIVIVAIIVIACILVFIIPKFTSFFLSAGKQPPWLTMMVVNVSDSMIKYWYLLLGTFILGPYFFKQWINTPAGRVAFESFLFRAPLFGDLVQKGSIARVTRTLSTLLSSGVGLIDAIEIAGRTAGNIVIEKALIKCKDAVMQGKPFAFPLSKDKVFPDMVVQMISVGEQSGTLDTMLSKIADFYDDEVETAVKALSSLVEPLLMVILGGIIAVLVVAMYLPIFSMAGNVGAE; the protein is encoded by the coding sequence ATGGCAAAGTTTTCATATCAAGCAAAAAATGCCAGTGGGCAATTAACAGCTGGAGAGATTGAAGGATTTAATGAAACCGAAGTCAGAACAAAACTTCGTCAAATGAATATAAATGTGGTTCAAATTTCGGCCAAGGCTGGAGTTGGTCAATCTTTTGGATCAAGTTTTGGCAAGAATGCAAAAGTTAAAGTCAAAGATTTACAAATATTTACGAGACAGTTTGCTACTTTGATAAATGCAGGTATCCCCGTTGTTGATGCCTTGAAAGTATTGTCGGATGGACAAAGACCAGGAGTCTTAAAAGAAGGAGTCATTAAAGTTAAGAAAAGTATTGAGTCTGGGAGGAAATTGTCAGATTCCATGGCTCAAATTCCAAATGTTTTTGATAAATTTTATTCAAATATGATTCACGCAGGAGAAGAAGCTGGTATCCTAGATAACATTTTGGGAAGACTTGCTACCTATATGGAAAAAAACGAGAAAATCAAGTCTCAGGTCAAGGGAGCTTTGGCATATCCTACCGTTATCGTTATTGTGGCAATCATTGTTATCGCCTGTATTTTGGTATTTATTATACCTAAATTTACAAGCTTTTTCTTGTCGGCGGGTAAACAACCTCCGTGGTTAACAATGATGGTTGTTAACGTATCCGACAGTATGATTAAATACTGGTATCTTCTTTTAGGAACATTCATATTAGGACCTTATTTTTTCAAACAGTGGATTAACACGCCAGCAGGCAGAGTGGCCTTTGAATCTTTTCTGTTTAGAGCTCCCTTATTTGGTGATTTGGTTCAAAAAGGTTCTATCGCCAGAGTGACCCGTACCTTATCAACCCTTTTATCTTCCGGTGTGGGCTTGATAGATGCCATTGAAATAGCTGGTAGAACCGCTGGAAATATTGTTATCGAAAAAGCACTCATTAAGTGTAAGGATGCCGTGATGCAAGGGAAGCCTTTTGCTTTTCCCCTTTCGAAAGATAAGGTTTTTCCAGATATGGTGGTGCAGATGATTAGCGTCGGAGAACAGTCTGGAACTCTGGATACCATGTTATCTAAGATTGCTGATTTTTATGATGACGAAGTCGAAACTGCAGTGAAAGCTCTTTCTTCCCTGGTTGAGCCATTATTGATGGTCATTCTTGGAGGTATTATTGCTGTTTTAGTTGTGGCAATGTATTTACCAATTTTCTCGATGGCGGGCAATGTTGGGGCGGAATGA
- the gspG gene encoding type II secretion system major pseudopilin GspG: MRNLKSKKGFTLVEIMIVLAILGSIFALLAGRFTGARDKAKVKEANIQMGQIANALSQYNLDCTKYPANLEGLKKADDCKSWGPPPYYQGKLLDPWNNPYVYDNSGAEFVLKSLGKDKKEGGSGFDKDIIWGAEEEEAPAKN; the protein is encoded by the coding sequence ATGAGAAATTTGAAATCAAAAAAAGGTTTTACTCTTGTTGAAATCATGATTGTCTTGGCCATTCTTGGCTCGATATTCGCGTTACTGGCAGGAAGATTTACTGGAGCCAGGGACAAAGCTAAGGTAAAGGAAGCCAATATCCAAATGGGGCAAATTGCTAATGCCTTATCTCAGTACAATCTGGATTGCACCAAGTACCCTGCCAACTTAGAAGGTTTGAAAAAAGCTGATGACTGCAAAAGCTGGGGCCCCCCTCCTTACTACCAAGGTAAATTATTAGATCCATGGAATAATCCCTATGTTTATGATAATTCTGGAGCTGAGTTTGTGTTAAAATCCTTAGGGAAAGACAAAAAAGAAGGTGGTTCTGGTTTTGATAAAGACATTATTTGGGGTGCTGAAGAAGAAGAGGCTCCTGCAAAGAACTAA
- a CDS encoding sigma-54-dependent Fis family transcriptional regulator, with translation MKAKILVVDDEESIREFLEIMLKKEGYEITLAEDGQKAKELVQKKSFDLIISDLQMPNMTGIELLKYMRQNYPEVLFMMITAFGTTETAVEAMKMGAYDYLTKPFKIDEVRINIANALKSKNLEFENRSLKKELNKEFSFQNIIGNSPAMHHVFDLIKRVSQAPTNILITGESGTGKEVIAKAIHYNGPLKDKPFVTINCGAIPENLMESEMFGHKKGSFTGAIADKQGLFEVADGGTLFLDEVGELPLSIQVKMLRALQERIVRRVGSTEDTKVDVRIIAATNRNLEDMVQKGTFRQDLYYRLNVIHIKTPALRERKEDIPTLAFHFLKKFNDKLHKNINSISDDAMEMMKKYDYPGNVRELENMIERTVALEAGATVLPESLPPLVMTSSGRKMASSNEIEVTDDGLELDKIIGQIEKELIIKAIHQAGGVKKRAAKLLKITFRSMRYRIEKYNLGTVNDDELAEE, from the coding sequence ATGAAAGCAAAAATATTAGTTGTTGATGATGAAGAGTCAATTCGCGAGTTTTTGGAAATCATGCTAAAAAAAGAGGGATACGAAATCACCCTGGCTGAGGATGGTCAAAAAGCGAAAGAATTGGTTCAAAAAAAATCATTTGATTTGATTATATCTGATTTGCAAATGCCAAATATGACAGGGATCGAGCTATTAAAGTACATGCGGCAAAATTATCCAGAAGTGTTGTTTATGATGATCACGGCCTTTGGGACCACAGAAACAGCTGTGGAAGCTATGAAAATGGGTGCTTATGATTATCTAACAAAGCCGTTTAAAATTGATGAAGTAAGAATAAATATCGCAAATGCTTTAAAAAGTAAGAATTTAGAATTTGAAAATAGATCCTTGAAAAAAGAGTTAAATAAAGAGTTTTCTTTTCAAAATATTATTGGAAATTCACCAGCGATGCATCATGTTTTTGATCTGATTAAGAGGGTTTCTCAAGCTCCTACTAATATTTTAATTACGGGGGAATCTGGAACGGGCAAGGAGGTCATTGCCAAGGCAATACATTATAATGGTCCTTTAAAAGACAAGCCCTTTGTAACGATCAACTGTGGTGCGATTCCAGAAAACCTAATGGAATCAGAAATGTTTGGTCATAAAAAGGGATCCTTTACCGGTGCCATTGCGGATAAACAGGGATTGTTTGAAGTGGCTGACGGTGGGACCTTGTTTTTAGATGAAGTTGGAGAGTTACCTTTATCCATTCAAGTGAAAATGTTAAGAGCCTTGCAAGAACGAATTGTCAGACGAGTTGGTTCTACAGAGGATACCAAGGTGGACGTCAGAATCATTGCTGCAACAAATAGAAATCTGGAAGACATGGTTCAAAAAGGAACTTTTAGACAGGATTTATATTATCGTTTAAACGTGATCCATATAAAAACGCCAGCTCTCAGAGAAAGAAAAGAAGATATCCCCACCTTGGCCTTTCATTTCTTGAAAAAATTTAACGACAAGTTACATAAAAACATCAACTCAATTAGTGATGATGCCATGGAGATGATGAAAAAGTATGATTATCCAGGGAATGTCAGAGAGTTAGAAAACATGATAGAAAGAACAGTGGCTCTAGAAGCAGGGGCAACAGTTTTGCCAGAAAGCTTACCTCCTTTAGTCATGACATCATCAGGAAGAAAAATGGCCTCTTCTAATGAAATAGAGGTCACTGACGATGGTTTAGAGCTAGACAAAATTATAGGCCAAATTGAAAAGGAATTGATCATTAAAGCCATTCATCAAGCTGGTGGAGTTAAAAAAAGAGCCGCAAAGCTTTTAAAAATCACTTTTCGTTCTATGAGATACCGTATCGAAAAATACAATTTAGGAACTGTCAATGACGATGAACTGGCAGAGGAATAA
- a CDS encoding type II secretion system protein — MIKTLFGVLKKKRLLQRTKTHSSSYSDSTSISGFTLIEILIVLGILAAVITLGINRIRKNENNVKSTLREISVLSREIRNHARLTQSTMRLMIEISEDKSRYWVEKGNAIELRDPKESFPTEDEKAVDSDNKKKPPFSLYKKLTKKQKSLNKGVSFKSLEVLNMEPVTTGLSAIYYSADGYVEASVLQIGNDKNTWSLVFNPLTGFVDISEEAKSLKDFIKQ, encoded by the coding sequence TTGATAAAGACATTATTTGGGGTGCTGAAGAAGAAGAGGCTCCTGCAAAGAACTAAGACTCATTCTAGTTCTTATTCTGATTCTACTTCTATTTCTGGTTTTACCCTCATTGAAATATTAATTGTTCTTGGTATCCTCGCTGCTGTCATTACTTTGGGGATTAACCGCATTCGTAAAAATGAAAATAATGTGAAATCCACCTTGCGTGAAATTTCTGTCTTATCTAGAGAAATCAGAAATCATGCTCGGCTCACCCAATCCACTATGCGCTTGATGATTGAAATCTCTGAGGATAAATCAAGATACTGGGTTGAAAAAGGAAATGCCATAGAACTACGAGATCCAAAGGAATCATTCCCAACAGAAGACGAAAAGGCCGTAGATTCGGATAACAAAAAGAAACCTCCCTTTTCGCTTTACAAGAAATTAACTAAAAAACAGAAAAGTTTAAATAAGGGCGTGAGCTTTAAATCCCTTGAGGTCTTAAATATGGAACCGGTGACCACGGGATTAAGTGCCATCTATTACTCTGCTGATGGATACGTAGAGGCCAGCGTCTTGCAAATAGGTAATGATAAAAATACTTGGTCCTTGGTCTTTAACCCGCTGACTGGGTTTGTGGATATTTCAGAAGAAGCCAAGAGCTTAAAAGACTTTATCAAACAGTAA
- a CDS encoding peptidase, with protein sequence MKKSKNRSKKKIQELYVIDEEKKLVFDSEEKVFVFFEEPIERIEAIYQEIRKREDFTDDEQIPMESYLESTLSEPDEIWLWSRFFEKVPLHVFIKNFIKDSLVFDYVAIVFLSSKERNPTFVLSHFPTKHKETADAFRQEELIFSKDMEVKFYAGLEGDSLSENDEFSFGLINSMMRIRSEKDIPIKEFKNFLQLREETIENPDEIWKKVDHEGHILVTFIKENPDAEMGAPYYIVVTLEEENSEVHTLLFSFPTNDENLVDRYRQGENLHAEEVFQESSH encoded by the coding sequence ATGAAGAAAAGTAAAAATAGAAGCAAAAAAAAAATTCAAGAGTTGTATGTCATCGATGAAGAAAAAAAATTAGTTTTTGATTCTGAGGAAAAAGTTTTTGTTTTTTTTGAAGAGCCCATTGAGCGTATTGAAGCCATTTATCAAGAAATTAGAAAAAGAGAAGATTTTACAGATGATGAACAAATTCCTATGGAGTCTTATTTAGAAAGTACACTTTCTGAACCCGATGAGATTTGGTTGTGGAGCCGTTTTTTTGAAAAGGTTCCGCTGCATGTTTTTATTAAAAACTTTATTAAAGACAGTTTGGTTTTTGACTATGTGGCCATTGTTTTTTTATCTAGTAAAGAAAGAAATCCCACTTTTGTGCTGTCTCATTTTCCAACAAAGCATAAAGAAACAGCAGATGCTTTTCGCCAGGAAGAACTTATTTTTAGCAAAGATATGGAAGTCAAATTTTATGCGGGTCTTGAAGGGGACTCGTTATCTGAAAACGATGAGTTCTCTTTTGGACTTATCAATTCGATGATGAGGATCCGGTCTGAAAAAGATATTCCCATTAAGGAATTCAAAAACTTTTTACAATTAAGAGAAGAAACCATTGAAAATCCTGATGAGATTTGGAAAAAGGTGGATCACGAAGGTCACATTTTAGTTACCTTTATTAAGGAAAATCCAGATGCTGAAATGGGGGCTCCCTACTATATCGTGGTTACTTTGGAAGAGGAGAACTCAGAAGTTCACACCCTTCTTTTTTCCTTCCCCACGAATGATGAAAATCTAGTCGATAGGTACCGGCAGGGTGAAAATCTACATGCTGAAGAGGTTTTTCAAGAGTCATCTCACTAG